A genomic window from Candidatus Cloacimonadota bacterium includes:
- a CDS encoding nuclear transport factor 2 family protein translates to MTRNQINNRIEAYATAVREHNSEAVSQLFAPQIDHIVHGLGTDPDNPWNSKRETDRVGIKKIYDTFFAQAEEMTVQYTDRIIDIEANSAALIVRVKTASATMQNALHIKWNTAGKIVYFYNWYGVPPA, encoded by the coding sequence ACACGAAATCAAATCAATAACCGCATTGAAGCCTACGCCACAGCAGTCAGAGAACACAACAGCGAAGCGGTTTCACAGTTGTTTGCTCCACAGATCGATCACATTGTGCACGGCTTGGGAACGGATCCCGATAATCCTTGGAATTCCAAACGGGAAACCGATCGAGTCGGAATCAAAAAAATCTACGATACATTCTTTGCTCAGGCAGAAGAGATGACAGTACAATATACTGACAGAATTATCGATATTGAAGCCAACTCGGCTGCACTGATCGTGCGGGTGAAAACCGCTTCTGCTACCATGCAGAACGCTCTGCACATCAAGTGGAACACAGCAGGTAAGATTGTTTACTTTTATAACTGGTACGGTGTACCGCCAGCCTGA